In Candidatus Omnitrophota bacterium, a single window of DNA contains:
- a CDS encoding lysophospholipase, which yields MKTEGSFKNKDAQNIFYRAFIPEKPKAAVVLVHGLGEHSAKYNYFAEDACKKGMAFFAYDQRGNGRSGGFRCHVDRFDDLVEDLRQFVGIAKIESLCDDAFIVGLSMGGLTSLLFSMKYGGMIKGAVACAPALRFVSPPTGIEAGMAGLLSFFLPRLTTPNRVPFEYLSHDKELIEKTKGDKQSHRVISFRLFTEATKAAAYALENAASIKVPLLLLQGTGDKVVDPSGTKEFFRKMTLADKEIKLYDGLYHELLRETERQEIMDYILGWIAKRA from the coding sequence ATGAAGACCGAAGGTTCGTTCAAGAATAAAGACGCCCAGAACATATTTTACAGGGCTTTCATCCCGGAAAAACCGAAGGCAGCGGTAGTCCTCGTCCACGGGCTCGGCGAGCATTCGGCGAAATACAATTATTTCGCCGAGGACGCCTGCAAAAAGGGGATGGCCTTCTTCGCCTATGACCAGCGCGGCAACGGCCGCTCCGGCGGCTTCAGGTGCCACGTCGACAGGTTCGATGATCTCGTGGAAGACCTGCGCCAGTTCGTCGGGATAGCCAAGATCGAATCACTGTGCGATGACGCCTTTATCGTGGGACTCAGCATGGGCGGGTTGACCTCGCTGCTCTTTTCGATGAAATACGGCGGGATGATAAAAGGCGCGGTTGCCTGCGCGCCCGCCCTGCGTTTCGTAAGCCCGCCCACCGGCATAGAGGCTGGCATGGCCGGATTGTTGTCTTTTTTCCTCCCGAGGCTCACGACGCCGAACAGGGTGCCTTTCGAATACCTTTCGCATGATAAAGAACTGATAGAGAAGACGAAAGGCGACAAGCAATCGCACAGGGTCATCTCTTTCAGGTTATTTACCGAGGCGACAAAGGCGGCGGCGTATGCCCTCGAGAACGCGGCGTCGATAAAGGTCCCGCTCCTGTTGCTGCAAGGCACCGGGGATAAGGTGGTCGACCCGTCCGGGACAAAGGAATTTTTCCGGAAGATGACTTTAGCGGACAAAGAGATAAAATTATACGACGGCCTCTACCATGAGCTGTTGCGCGAGACGGAGAGGCAGGAGATAATGGACTACATCCTCGGCTGGATAGCGAAAAGGGCGTGA
- a CDS encoding protein-L-isoaspartate O-methyltransferase, whose amino-acid sequence MSLRGPCAFFLSFLLASSSVCAAEDTDYARERQMMVDSQIAARGIKDKRILDAVGKIERHKFVPEGMRQYAYEDISLPIGEDEAVPPAYFVSLVAQLAGLKGKEKVLELGIESGYQAAVLAELSADVYCVEPSQKIALEAGEKLKALGYKNIKVKTGRVDAGWLEFAPYDVIVITSPIDFAPQQAIDQLMPNGRMVMPLREYWGKKMVVLTKTPKGKGFEMTGTLVTPLTGEAPSAAAKETPPKQIDDAKWETVKGSKWMKKK is encoded by the coding sequence ATGAGCCTTCGCGGCCCGTGCGCGTTTTTCCTTTCTTTTTTGCTGGCGTCATCGTCTGTTTGCGCCGCGGAGGATACGGATTATGCCCGCGAACGGCAGATGATGGTCGATTCCCAGATCGCCGCGCGCGGGATAAAAGACAAGAGGATCCTTGACGCGGTCGGGAAGATAGAGCGGCACAAATTCGTACCCGAAGGCATGAGGCAATATGCCTACGAGGATATATCCCTCCCGATAGGCGAAGATGAAGCCGTCCCCCCGGCGTATTTCGTCTCGCTGGTCGCCCAACTCGCCGGCCTTAAGGGGAAAGAGAAGGTCCTGGAATTGGGCATAGAGTCCGGTTACCAGGCGGCCGTCCTCGCGGAACTCTCCGCGGATGTCTATTGCGTCGAGCCGTCGCAGAAGATCGCGTTGGAAGCAGGGGAGAAGCTCAAGGCGCTGGGCTACAAAAATATAAAAGTGAAAACAGGCAGGGTTGACGCGGGATGGCTGGAATTCGCCCCTTATGATGTCATCGTGATAACCAGCCCGATAGATTTCGCCCCCCAGCAGGCGATCGACCAGCTCATGCCGAACGGCAGGATGGTGATGCCTCTCCGCGAATACTGGGGCAAGAAGATGGTCGTGCTTACGAAGACGCCTAAGGGCAAAGGCTTCGAGATGACAGGTACCCTGGTAACGCCGCTCACCGGCGAGGCGCCTTCGGCGGCCGCTAAAGAAACCCCGCCGAAACAAATAGACGACGCGAAATGGGAGACCGTAAAAGGCAGTAAGTGGATGAAGAAAAAATGA
- a CDS encoding FAD-dependent oxidoreductase: MASGEKFDCIVVGAGPAGTTCAYTLAKAGLSVVLLERGEAPGSKNVMGGILYSTILNKVIPNFWEEAPVERRVVKKVFSVLSADSELQMGMRFEGFNKPPFNNTFTVLRGKFDAWYAKKAEEAGVMVLNQAVVDKIITEGRKAVGVKTRLEDGDLFADTIVVAEGVGSLLSERLGLRERHIPEHMVTCCKEVIALPKEAIEERFNLEGEEGVSLEYFGGSVKGMVGSAFIYTNKETLSVGIGVSTRDLKYNKLTPNDLIENFKEHPSIRRLVKGGKLLEYAAHLIPEFGYDHLPKLTMDGLIIAGDAAGFVNMNPMFHEGSNLAMASGLFAAETIIEAKQKNDFSENGLAGYRRRLEDSFVFKDLKRYKGISNFAAKHPEFFKEYPELLVELAEDFFTVSETPKGKSRMAVIKKGLKRVNLLKLAIGMNRARKVMF, encoded by the coding sequence ATGGCAAGCGGTGAGAAGTTCGATTGCATCGTAGTCGGCGCCGGCCCGGCAGGGACTACGTGCGCGTATACGCTCGCGAAAGCGGGACTGAGCGTGGTGTTGCTCGAGCGCGGGGAGGCGCCCGGCTCAAAGAACGTGATGGGCGGGATATTATATTCGACGATACTCAATAAGGTCATACCGAATTTTTGGGAAGAGGCGCCGGTGGAAAGGCGCGTCGTGAAAAAAGTGTTCTCAGTCCTGTCCGCCGATTCTGAATTGCAGATGGGGATGAGGTTCGAGGGTTTCAATAAGCCGCCGTTCAATAACACCTTTACGGTCCTGCGCGGAAAATTCGACGCGTGGTACGCAAAGAAAGCGGAAGAGGCCGGCGTAATGGTGCTCAACCAGGCGGTCGTGGATAAGATAATAACGGAAGGCCGGAAAGCGGTCGGCGTAAAGACGCGGCTCGAGGACGGCGACCTCTTCGCCGACACGATCGTGGTCGCGGAAGGGGTAGGTTCGCTCCTCTCCGAAAGGTTAGGATTGAGGGAGAGGCACATCCCCGAGCATATGGTCACCTGCTGCAAGGAGGTCATCGCCCTGCCGAAGGAAGCCATCGAGGAGAGGTTCAATCTCGAGGGCGAGGAAGGGGTCTCGCTCGAATATTTCGGCGGCTCGGTAAAAGGGATGGTTGGCTCGGCATTCATATACACCAACAAGGAGACGCTTTCGGTCGGCATCGGCGTCTCGACGAGGGACCTCAAATACAACAAGTTGACGCCGAACGACCTCATCGAGAATTTCAAAGAACACCCGTCGATAAGGCGCCTCGTAAAAGGCGGGAAACTCCTGGAATATGCGGCGCATTTGATACCCGAGTTCGGGTACGACCACCTCCCGAAACTCACGATGGACGGGCTCATCATCGCGGGCGACGCCGCGGGTTTCGTCAATATGAACCCGATGTTCCACGAGGGCTCCAACCTGGCGATGGCCTCGGGGTTGTTCGCGGCCGAGACGATAATAGAGGCGAAACAGAAGAACGATTTCTCCGAGAACGGCCTCGCGGGATACCGCAGGCGGCTGGAAGACTCTTTTGTGTTCAAGGACCTGAAGCGCTATAAGGGCATTTCAAATTTCGCGGCGAAACATCCCGAATTTTTCAAGGAATATCCGGAGCTGCTGGTCGAGCTGGCCGAGGACTTCTTCACCGTGTCCGAGACGCCGAAAGGCAAGTCGAGGATGGCCGTGATAAAGAAGGGGCTGAAGAGGGTCAACCTCCTCAAGCTGGCTATCGGGATGAATCGCGCGCGCAAAGTGATGTTCTGA
- a CDS encoding long-chain fatty acid--CoA ligase, with amino-acid sequence MREDTIPFMFFSRANKYGDKCALRSKENGRYRDISWAEAEGKVKDLAIGFISLGLKPGEKVGLLSENRPEWAYSDLAVLSLGCADVPLYPTDVPRQMEYILRDSGCAMVIVSTQEQLDKITSIKQRLPELREIIMIDPPEKAGDAAVIPFESVLKAGASKAQELRGEFESRLNAAEKDGLASIIYTSGTTGAAKGVCLTHENFLSNCRSSVDLLPLGEDDTCLSFLPLSHVFERMASYYFTMFVGGTIAYAGSNESVAQDLKDVRPTYACSVPRFYEKMYANIMDSVSRSPEPAKTIFERSAAAAKRYAEAKLNKLGPGPVLWLEYQLAKALVFSKIRDAVGGRIKFFISGGAPLSKELGEFFYSFGIFIFEGYGLTETSPVVTVNTFKAFKFGSVGKPIHNTEVRIAPDGEILITGPGVMKAYYKKEAETKEAFDADGQFRTGDIGYLDEEGFLYITDRKKDIIITAGGKNIAPQNIENTIKSDSYIHEVILHGDRRPYITALIVPNFDALKGLAMRQGIPYIKAEELARHPRVRDFIADRIEQKQKDFANYEKIKKFTLLENKLTIEGGEITPTLKVKRKAVAEKYKDIFDGMYRS; translated from the coding sequence ATGCGTGAAGACACGATTCCTTTTATGTTTTTCTCGAGGGCGAACAAGTATGGGGATAAGTGCGCCCTCAGGTCTAAAGAGAACGGGAGATACCGGGATATAAGCTGGGCAGAGGCGGAGGGCAAAGTAAAAGACCTCGCCATCGGCTTTATATCCCTCGGGCTTAAGCCCGGCGAGAAGGTCGGCCTGCTTTCCGAGAACCGGCCGGAATGGGCCTATTCCGATCTCGCCGTCCTTTCCCTCGGCTGCGCCGATGTCCCGCTCTATCCCACCGATGTCCCGCGCCAGATGGAGTATATTCTCCGGGATTCCGGCTGCGCGATGGTAATAGTCTCGACCCAGGAGCAGCTGGATAAGATAACCTCTATAAAGCAGCGGCTCCCGGAGCTCAGGGAAATAATAATGATCGATCCGCCGGAAAAGGCGGGCGACGCCGCTGTCATCCCGTTCGAGTCGGTCCTTAAGGCCGGGGCGTCGAAGGCGCAGGAGCTGAGGGGCGAATTCGAATCCCGGCTTAACGCCGCGGAGAAAGACGGTCTCGCCTCGATAATCTACACGTCAGGCACGACCGGCGCGGCGAAAGGCGTCTGCCTGACGCACGAAAATTTCCTTTCAAACTGCAGGTCTTCCGTAGACCTCCTGCCTCTCGGCGAAGATGACACATGCCTCTCGTTCCTGCCGCTCTCCCACGTATTCGAGAGGATGGCCAGCTACTATTTCACGATGTTTGTCGGCGGAACGATAGCGTATGCCGGCAGCAATGAATCCGTAGCCCAGGACCTTAAAGATGTAAGGCCGACTTACGCCTGTTCCGTCCCGCGGTTCTACGAAAAGATGTACGCGAACATAATGGATTCCGTCTCGCGCAGCCCGGAGCCGGCGAAAACGATATTCGAGAGGTCGGCCGCGGCGGCCAAGAGATATGCCGAAGCCAAATTGAACAAATTAGGCCCCGGCCCGGTCCTCTGGCTTGAATACCAATTGGCGAAGGCGCTCGTCTTCTCTAAAATAAGGGACGCCGTCGGGGGAAGGATCAAGTTCTTCATATCGGGAGGCGCGCCGCTCTCGAAAGAGCTCGGCGAATTCTTCTATTCGTTCGGGATATTCATATTCGAGGGATACGGCCTGACCGAGACCTCGCCGGTCGTCACTGTAAATACTTTCAAGGCGTTCAAGTTCGGTTCGGTCGGCAAGCCCATCCATAACACCGAGGTCAGGATAGCTCCGGACGGCGAGATACTTATCACCGGCCCCGGGGTGATGAAGGCCTATTATAAAAAGGAAGCCGAGACCAAAGAGGCGTTCGACGCCGACGGGCAGTTCCGCACCGGAGATATCGGGTATCTCGACGAGGAAGGCTTCCTCTATATAACCGACCGGAAGAAGGATATCATAATAACCGCCGGCGGGAAGAATATCGCGCCGCAGAACATAGAGAACACGATCAAGTCCGATTCCTATATACACGAAGTCATCCTGCACGGCGACAGGAGGCCGTACATTACGGCCCTCATAGTCCCGAATTTCGACGCGCTCAAGGGCCTCGCCATGAGGCAGGGCATACCTTACATAAAGGCAGAGGAGCTGGCCAGGCATCCCCGCGTGCGGGATTTCATAGCCGATAGGATAGAGCAGAAACAGAAAGACTTCGCCAATTACGAGAAGATAAAGAAGTTCACCCTGCTGGAAAATAAATTGACTATCGAGGGAGGCGAGATAACGCCGACCCTGAAGGTAAAGCGGAAGGCCGTCGCGGAAAAATACAAGGATATCTTCGACGGGATGTACAGGTCCTAG